One window of the Vigna radiata var. radiata cultivar VC1973A chromosome 1, Vradiata_ver6, whole genome shotgun sequence genome contains the following:
- the LOC106773350 gene encoding proteasome subunit alpha type-3, with product MSSIGTGYDLSVTTFSPDGRVFQIEYAAKAVDNSGTVIGIKCKDGVVLGVEKLIPSKMMLPGSNRRIHSVHRHSGMAVAGLAADGRQIVARAKSEATNYDSVYGEPIPVKELADRVASYVHLCTLYWWLRPFGCGVILGGYDRDGPQLYMVEPSGVSYRYFGAAIGKGRQAAKTEIEKLKLADMTCRQGVIEVAKIIYGVHDEAKDKDFELEMSWVCDDSNRQHVKVPDDLLEEAKTAAKAALEEMDAD from the exons ATGAGTAGCATCGGAACAGGTTACGATCTATCGGTCACTACTTTCTCTCCTGATGGCCGCGTTTTTCAGATCGAGTACGCTGCCAAAGCCGTCGACAACAGCGG AACTGTTATTGGGATCAAATGCAAAGACGGAGTTGTGTTG GGTGTAGAGAAGCTTATTCCGTCGAAAATGATGCTTCCGGGTTCAAACAGAAGAATACACTCGGTTCATCGTCATTCTGGGATG GCTGTAGCAGGATTAGCAGCTGATGGCAGGCAAATTGTTGCCCGGGCCAAGTCTGAAGCAACTAACTATGACAG CGTTTATGGTGAACCAATTCCTGTTAAGGAACTTGCTGACCGTGTGGCTAGTTATGTGCACCTTTGTACACTGTATTGGTGGCTCAG ACCTTTTGGATGTGGTGTCATACTAGGAGGTTATGACAGGGATGGGCCCCAGTTGTATATGGTTGAACCTTCCGGTGTTTCCTAC AGATATTTTGGTGCTGCAATTGGGAAGGGCAGGCAGGCTGCTAAAAC AGAGATTGAGAAGCTGAAGCTTGCTGATATGACTTGTCGACAAGGGGTTATTGAAGTGGCTAAGAT TATATATGGAGTTCATGATGAGGCAAAAGACAAAGATTTTGAACTAGAAATGAGCTGGGTATGTGATGATTCAAATCGACAACACGTAAAG GTCCCAGACGATCTTCTAGAAGAGGCTAAAACAGCCGCCAAAGCAGCTCTTGAAGAAATGGATGCAGATTAA